In one Musa acuminata AAA Group cultivar baxijiao chromosome BXJ2-5, Cavendish_Baxijiao_AAA, whole genome shotgun sequence genomic region, the following are encoded:
- the LOC103985332 gene encoding uncharacterized protein LOC103985332 → MNTDITASVKPEYPVVDRNPPFTKTVANFNTLDYLRLSTITGISVTVGYLSGIKPNIRGPSMVTGGLIGVMGGFMYAYQNSAGRLMGFFPNEGEVERYKKA, encoded by the exons ATGAACACGGATATCACAGCGTCGGTGAAGCCGGAGTACCCGGTGGTGGATCGCAACCCGCCCTTCACCAAGACCGTTGCTAACTTCAATACCCTTGACTACCTCCGCCTCTCCACCATCACCGGCATCTCCGTCACCGTCGGCTACCTCTCCG GGATCAAGCCCAACATCCGGGGGCCCTCGATGGTGACCGGCGGCCTCATTGGCGTCATGGGTGGGTTTATGTACGCTTACCAGAACTCCGCTGGTCGCCTCATGGGGTTCTTCCCGAACGAGGGCGAGGTAGAACGCTACAAGAAGGCGTAG
- the LOC135612973 gene encoding MADS-box transcription factor 23-like yields MGRGKIAIRRIDNSTSRQVTFSKRRKGLLKKAKELAILCDAEVGVVVFSATGRVYDYASTSMKSVMERYTRAKGEHHLVMNPSSETMFWQREATSLRQRLHKLHETHRQLMGELSGLDIKDLQNIENQLETNLDGIRKRKEQLLLEEIQELHRKGSLVHQENMELYRNINIMCQENTELHRKVDATREANDKNSVMPDGFSKPEEANVLIHLQLSQPHQQAEGLQLKAPKLGFQLN; encoded by the exons ATGGGGAGGGGAAAGATCGCGATCCGCAGGATCGATAACTCCACTAGCCGGCAGGTGACCTTCTCGAAGAGGAGGAAGGGTTTACTCAAGAAGGCCAAAGAGCTCGCCATCCTTTGTGATGCGGAGGTCGGCGTTGTGGTCTTCTCCGCCACCGGCCGAGTCTATGATTACGCCAGCaccag CATGAAGTCTGTGATGGAAAGATACACTAGAGCAAAGGGGGAGCATCATCTGGTTATGAACCCGAGTTCAGAAACTATG TTCTGGCAAAGGGAGGCAACAAGCTTGAGGCAGCGACTGCATAAATTGCACGAAACTCATAG ACAGTTGATGGGAGAACTTTCTGGTCTAGACATCAAAGATCTACAAAATATAGAGAACCAACTGGAGACGAATCTGGATGGTATCCGAAAGAGGAAG GAACAACTTCTACTCGAGGAAATTCAAGAATTACATCGGAAG GGGAGCCTTGTTCACCAAGAAAATATGGAACTCTACAGGAATATAAACATCATGTGTCAAGAAAACACGGAATTACACAGGAAG GTTGATGCAACAAGGGAAGCAAATGACAAGAATTCAGTTATGCCAGACGGATTTAGTAAACCAGAGGAAGCAAATGTACTCATTCATCTCCAACTGAGCCAACCACATCAGCAAGCCGAAGGATTACAACTGAAAGCTCCAAAGCTAGG ATTTCAACTGAACTGA